The nucleotide sequence TTCATTTCTCTTTCTGATTAATGTAAAAATACATCAACTTTCCTACTTTTAAAATTCTTAATTATCCTTTGTGAAAAATATATAGGAAAATGAAAAACAAACAATTAATTATAGGTGTTGTCCTTTTTCTGCTTGGTTTTGTGGGAGTTTTGTCTTTGTTGACTATGCCTTTTAATGTAGAAGCAATACCGGAAGAGGCAAGAGAAGATTTGCTGGAACAATTTTCACCGGACCAGCTTCAGTTATTAAACCTAATCAACCCGACTCTTATACTTTTAGTTTGTACTTTTATAGGAGTAAAGTTTAGCCCCAAAGTTAATCTTGAAGTTCCTACCTTAGAAAAGGCTTTAGAAGGGGGAAGTTGGAAAAATAGCCTCATAGGTCAGGTTAAAAGTGGTTTTTGGGGAGGTGTTATAGGTGGGGTTTTAATTGTTTTAATGTATGCGCTTTTCAGACCTTTATTGCCTGTAAACTATCTTGAAATAGAGGAAGTTTCTCAACCTTCTGTAATTGCCAGGTTTCTTTATGGGGGTATTACTGAAGAAATTATGATGCGCTATGGGGTAATGACTCTAGTTATATGGATCATTAGTAAGTTTACTAAAAATTTGTC is from Cytophagaceae bacterium ABcell3 and encodes:
- a CDS encoding CPBP family intramembrane glutamic endopeptidase, with product MKNKQLIIGVVLFLLGFVGVLSLLTMPFNVEAIPEEAREDLLEQFSPDQLQLLNLINPTLILLVCTFIGVKFSPKVNLEVPTLEKALEGGSWKNSLIGQVKSGFWGGVIGGVLIVLMYALFRPLLPVNYLEIEEVSQPSVIARFLYGGITEEIMMRYGVMTLVIWIISKFTKNLSQGVYWVGILIAAVLFGAGHLPMLSQLVSEPTPVLVNFIIFANAAGGVVFGWLYWKKGLEAAIIAHMFAHVVLLIFNHISA